The Saprospiraceae bacterium genome includes a window with the following:
- a CDS encoding histidinol-phosphatase: MENETKNIFENGATWLRGDFHLHTKADKEFSYTCTENDFCRLYVEKLKEQNINLGVITNHNKFDKSEFVALRKKALKEGIGLFAGVELSVNDGANGIHCLLVFDFEKWCVNGEDFINQFLTAAFEGIANRENENTRCRYNFETVLQKLSDHENNGRDSFIILAHVEQNSGFFNELDGGRIQQLISNDLFRHFVLGFQKVRTYDKVATWKNWFNDKLPAFIEGSDCKSLEDIGIPHQQKSEEKRTYIKIGEFNFEALKYALTDFNYRISLNTKPEIKNSYIKSIFFEGGLLEGTKIDFSPELNNLIGIRGSGKSSLLEVLRYVLGISLPFNAADPEYKNSLITRSMGSGGKAIVTIINKQNEEYRIDKLYGQKEDIYKNNLLQPGITLDATGFHSPIYFGQKDLSNKGKDFEGDLIQRLIGTRLKAVQAKIEQKKREVENIISELKKLQNLNELKRETEAQIKNSKHQLSFFKEKGVEDKLKQQTLFDSDISKLIQIESTVRSYLNELASLVSNHDYFFQQEITSSEVNKELFEEAKTIIQELKIEFEKLKMIQKNSVLSQQKLKDVISKINSKKEGLKEEFAKIKREINTDTINPDNFLNLNRQIETALLKLKEIEKSEKRRNDLQTNLLERLTELDNLWLEEFNVLNKEVKRINEAESKISIEVDFKGRRDKLTDKMKQVFRGSGIRETAYQEIDEAYKDFIQIYRDSSKLDDILNQNHVVDFKRRFFENLDDLLTFKVENKIVIQYNGKSLDKHSLGQRASALILFLLAQKENDVLIIDQPEDDLDNQTIYDEVIKELKKLKGNMQFIFATHNANIPVLGDSEKVVSCSYDEKKITIHSGTIDNHQTQRFIVDIMEGGDEAFNRRKNIYSIWNIEKLKS, encoded by the coding sequence ATGGAAAACGAAACCAAAAATATTTTTGAAAATGGAGCGACATGGCTTCGAGGCGATTTCCATTTGCACACTAAAGCAGACAAAGAATTTTCGTACACTTGTACTGAAAATGATTTTTGCCGTCTTTATGTAGAGAAACTTAAAGAGCAGAACATTAATCTTGGAGTTATTACCAATCATAATAAGTTTGACAAATCCGAGTTTGTAGCCCTTAGAAAAAAGGCCTTAAAAGAAGGTATTGGCTTATTTGCTGGAGTTGAACTTTCAGTAAATGATGGAGCAAATGGGATTCATTGCTTACTTGTTTTCGATTTTGAAAAATGGTGTGTCAATGGTGAAGATTTCATTAATCAATTTCTTACTGCGGCATTTGAAGGTATAGCAAATAGAGAAAATGAAAATACAAGGTGCAGATATAACTTTGAAACCGTATTACAGAAATTAAGCGACCATGAAAACAATGGTAGAGATTCTTTTATCATTCTTGCGCATGTAGAGCAGAACAGTGGTTTTTTTAACGAATTAGACGGAGGACGAATTCAACAGCTCATATCAAATGACTTATTCAGACATTTTGTTTTAGGCTTCCAGAAAGTAAGAACTTATGATAAAGTTGCTACATGGAAAAACTGGTTTAACGATAAGTTACCTGCGTTTATTGAAGGTTCAGACTGTAAATCATTGGAAGATATAGGAATACCACATCAACAAAAAAGTGAGGAAAAGAGAACTTATATTAAAATTGGAGAATTCAATTTCGAAGCATTGAAATATGCCCTTACTGACTTTAATTATAGAATTTCACTGAATACCAAGCCTGAAATTAAAAACTCCTACATTAAATCAATTTTTTTTGAAGGAGGATTATTAGAAGGAACTAAAATTGATTTTTCTCCTGAATTAAATAACCTTATCGGAATTAGGGGAAGCGGAAAATCATCATTATTAGAAGTTTTACGCTATGTTCTTGGGATTTCTCTACCATTTAACGCTGCAGACCCAGAATATAAGAATTCATTAATAACACGCTCAATGGGTAGTGGAGGGAAAGCTATAGTTACCATAATCAACAAACAAAATGAAGAATACAGAATAGATAAACTATATGGTCAAAAGGAGGATATTTACAAGAACAACTTGCTACAACCAGGAATTACTTTAGACGCTACAGGATTTCACTCCCCTATTTATTTTGGGCAAAAAGACCTTTCAAACAAAGGAAAGGATTTTGAAGGAGATTTGATTCAACGCTTAATTGGAACAAGATTAAAAGCAGTTCAAGCTAAAATAGAGCAAAAGAAAAGAGAAGTTGAAAATATTATATCGGAATTAAAAAAGCTTCAAAATTTAAATGAGTTAAAAAGAGAGACAGAGGCCCAAATAAAAAACTCAAAACATCAGCTTAGTTTTTTTAAAGAAAAAGGCGTTGAAGACAAATTAAAACAACAAACACTTTTTGATTCTGATATATCAAAACTTATACAAATAGAATCTACAGTCAGAAGTTATTTAAATGAATTAGCATCCTTAGTTTCTAATCACGATTACTTCTTTCAACAAGAAATAACCAGTTCAGAAGTCAATAAAGAACTATTTGAAGAAGCAAAGACAATTATTCAGGAATTAAAAATCGAGTTTGAAAAACTTAAAATGATTCAAAAGAATTCTGTCCTGAGTCAACAAAAATTGAAAGATGTAATATCAAAAATTAATAGCAAGAAAGAAGGCTTAAAAGAAGAGTTTGCAAAGATTAAACGGGAAATAAATACAGACACCATTAACCCCGATAATTTTCTTAACCTGAACAGGCAAATCGAAACAGCTTTATTGAAATTAAAGGAAATCGAAAAATCTGAAAAACGAAGAAACGATTTGCAGACAAATTTATTGGAGCGACTTACTGAATTGGACAATCTATGGCTAGAAGAATTTAATGTTTTAAATAAGGAGGTAAAAAGGATTAATGAAGCTGAAAGTAAAATTTCAATTGAAGTTGATTTCAAAGGCAGGAGAGATAAACTAACTGATAAGATGAAACAGGTTTTCAGAGGGTCAGGTATTCGAGAAACAGCTTATCAGGAGATAGATGAAGCATACAAAGACTTCATCCAGATTTACAGGGATAGCAGTAAATTAGATGACATATTGAATCAAAATCATGTTGTTGATTTTAAGAGAAGATTTTTTGAAAATTTGGATGACTTGCTAACATTTAAAGTAGAAAATAAAATAGTCATTCAATACAATGGGAAATCATTAGACAAACACTCTTTAGGGCAAAGAGCATCAGCATTGATTCTTTTCTTGTTGGCTCAAAAGGAAAATGACGTATTGATAATAGACCAACCTGAAGATGATTTGGATAACCAAACTATCTATGATGAGGTCATAAAGGAGCTAAAGAAATTAAAAGGTAATATGCAATTCATCTTTGCCACGCATAATGCCAATATTCCAGTTCTTGGTGACAGTGAGAAAGTTGTTTCGTGCAGCTATGACGAGAAGAAAATTACAATACATTCAGGCACAATTGATAATCACCAAACACAACGATTTATTGTAGATATAATGGAAGGTGGAGACGAAGCGTTTAACCGAAGGAAAAATATTTACAGCATTTGGAACATTGAAAAATTGAAATCATAA
- a CDS encoding putative DNA binding domain-containing protein, with protein MNAIELLDIISTGETSKVQFKREIDSNDSIAAEMIAFSNTRGGKIFFGVEDKTGKISGLSVRQIHDYNQLLANIANDFVKPQVFIYTEVVGVATSENDEKKVLIVEVSEGTAKPYKDNRGAIWIKQGSDKRRLTDNNEQLRLFQQSGIIYMDEMIVPHTNLNDIEYSKVEKYINALQKRDSNENIIITETLLNNLNIIKDKHLTLGGLLFFTNDPQKYRPAFCVKAISFFGNSIGGTDYRSSQDINGTIPEMFEETMRFFTSNLHHVQAGQNFNSVGKLEVSQIALEEFMQNALVHRDYSKNSPIRIMIFDNRIEILSPGSLPNSLTIENIKMGNAVVRNNLLVSYCSKLMIYRGFGSGINRALTAQPNIELVNDIEGEQFKVIIPRPEKK; from the coding sequence ATGAACGCAATAGAATTATTAGATATTATTAGCACTGGGGAAACTAGTAAGGTACAGTTTAAAAGAGAAATTGATAGCAACGATTCAATTGCTGCAGAAATGATAGCATTTTCTAACACAAGAGGAGGTAAAATATTTTTTGGTGTAGAAGATAAAACCGGGAAAATTTCAGGGCTTAGTGTAAGACAAATTCATGATTACAATCAGTTGTTAGCAAACATTGCAAATGATTTTGTAAAACCGCAGGTTTTTATATATACAGAAGTTGTAGGAGTTGCTACTTCTGAAAATGATGAGAAAAAAGTCCTAATAGTAGAAGTCTCTGAAGGGACTGCAAAGCCATATAAAGACAATAGAGGTGCCATATGGATAAAACAAGGTTCAGACAAGAGGAGATTAACAGATAATAATGAACAATTACGATTGTTTCAGCAAAGTGGTATTATTTATATGGATGAAATGATTGTTCCACATACAAACTTAAATGATATTGAATATTCAAAAGTTGAAAAATATATTAATGCCCTACAAAAAAGAGATTCAAATGAAAACATAATTATTACTGAAACGCTTTTGAATAACCTAAATATTATTAAAGATAAACATCTTACACTAGGAGGCTTATTGTTTTTTACAAATGATCCACAAAAATACAGACCTGCGTTTTGCGTAAAAGCAATTTCATTTTTTGGAAACAGTATTGGTGGAACTGATTACCGAAGTAGTCAAGACATTAATGGAACAATTCCCGAAATGTTTGAGGAAACAATGAGATTTTTCACATCGAATTTACATCATGTTCAAGCTGGACAGAATTTTAATTCTGTTGGTAAATTAGAAGTTTCACAAATTGCTTTGGAAGAGTTTATGCAAAATGCTTTGGTTCATAGAGATTATTCAAAGAATTCACCAATAAGGATTATGATTTTTGATAACCGAATTGAGATTTTGAGTCCTGGTTCACTACCAAATAGTCTTACAATTGAAAATATAAAAATGGGTAATGCAGTTGTGCGTAATAATCTTTTAGTTTCTTATTGTTCAAAGTTAATGATTTATCGAGGATTTGGTTCAGGAATAAACAGAGCCTTGACAGCACAGCCTAATATTGAATTGGTAAATGACATCGAAGGCGAACAATTCAAAGTCATTATTCCAAGACCAGAAAAAAAATAG
- a CDS encoding quinone-dependent dihydroorotate dehydrogenase produces MYKLLLKPLLFLLEPETAHQLTIKILKVVLCIPGLSNLLRKYYTIDDPKLKVNLWGLEFPNPVGLAAGFDKDGKYYDVMSNLGFGFIEIGTVTPKPQSGNEPPRLFRLPQDHGLINRMGFNNDGVEAMVQRLKKHGKHNIIIGGNIGKNKTTPNEKAVDDYLFCFNALFDLVDYFVVNVSSPNTPGLRELQEKEPLTQLLSALMAENNKKEKPKPVLLKIAPDLTDAQLDDIIQIVHDTSIHGIIASNTTLDRSNLKTDTSQIGMGGLSGAPLKSRSTEVIRYIVTKSEGRIPIIGVGGISTPEDALEKLDAGASLVQVYTGMIYEGPGVIKEINNAILGSSKGKV; encoded by the coding sequence ATGTATAAATTATTGCTCAAACCACTTCTTTTTTTACTTGAGCCGGAGACAGCCCATCAGCTCACCATAAAAATTTTAAAAGTAGTTCTTTGTATTCCCGGATTGAGTAACTTGCTCAGAAAGTATTATACCATTGATGATCCCAAACTCAAAGTAAACCTTTGGGGCCTTGAATTTCCCAATCCTGTAGGTCTCGCTGCGGGATTTGACAAAGATGGAAAATACTACGACGTGATGTCCAATTTAGGATTTGGTTTTATTGAAATTGGTACGGTCACTCCCAAGCCACAATCGGGAAATGAACCACCTAGATTATTCAGATTACCTCAGGACCACGGCCTGATCAACCGCATGGGATTTAACAATGATGGAGTGGAAGCCATGGTGCAAAGGCTTAAAAAACACGGGAAACACAACATCATCATAGGTGGTAATATCGGAAAAAACAAAACAACACCCAATGAAAAGGCAGTAGATGATTATCTGTTTTGCTTTAATGCATTATTTGACCTGGTGGATTATTTTGTTGTCAATGTCAGTTCTCCCAATACTCCGGGACTGAGGGAGTTGCAGGAAAAAGAACCCTTGACCCAACTTCTTTCTGCATTGATGGCAGAAAATAATAAAAAGGAAAAGCCCAAACCAGTGCTGCTAAAAATAGCACCTGACCTTACTGATGCCCAGCTCGATGATATCATACAGATCGTACATGATACATCTATACATGGCATCATAGCTTCCAATACCACACTAGACAGAAGCAATCTGAAAACTGATACATCACAAATAGGTATGGGTGGATTGAGCGGTGCTCCATTAAAGAGCCGATCTACCGAAGTCATCAGATACATTGTGACAAAATCAGAAGGCAGGATTCCGATCATCGGAGTAGGCGGTATATCAACACCCGAAGATGCATTGGAAAAACTTGATGCCGGTGCCTCATTGGTACAGGTGTATACAGGTATGATTTATGAAGGCCCCGGAGTAATCAAGGAAATCAATAATGCCATTTTGGGCAGTTCAAAGGGTAAAGTATGA
- a CDS encoding helix-turn-helix domain-containing protein: MKTTSFDEVLDMHIGKRGTKKREKFEQELRIELLGDAIKKARKAKRLTQEQLGELVGVQKAQISKVENSATDARFATILKVFDALEAKVKFSVEIDEQKLMISE; the protein is encoded by the coding sequence ATGAAGACGACAAGTTTTGATGAAGTTTTAGACATGCACATAGGTAAACGTGGAACTAAAAAGCGTGAAAAATTTGAGCAAGAATTGAGAATTGAACTTTTAGGAGATGCTATTAAAAAAGCAAGAAAGGCTAAACGTTTAACCCAAGAACAACTTGGTGAACTCGTTGGAGTGCAAAAGGCCCAAATTTCTAAAGTTGAGAATTCTGCAACTGACGCAAGATTTGCAACCATCCTTAAGGTATTCGATGCTTTAGAAGCAAAAGTGAAATTTAGTGTTGAAATCGACGAACAAAAATTGATGATTAGTGAATAA
- a CDS encoding helix-turn-helix transcriptional regulator — MNRIKDVLEQKGIKQKWLAEQLGKSYNMVNSYAQNRRQPSLEDLYKIAEILDIEVKELLIERKG; from the coding sequence ATGAACAGAATAAAAGACGTTTTAGAACAAAAAGGAATTAAACAGAAATGGTTGGCCGAACAATTAGGCAAGAGCTACAATATGGTAAACTCTTATGCCCAAAACAGACGACAACCAAGTTTAGAGGACTTATACAAGATTGCCGAAATCCTTGATATTGAAGTCAAAGAATTATTAATTGAAAGAAAAGGGTAA
- a CDS encoding DUF1963 domain-containing protein: MIPKFLNKFETELKKYKREFVKINAKSLNISAFEDQLDIKTSKFLGFPFYPKSKIYPIDKNGKPMLMAAQINFEEIPQILNFPENGILQLFLSGANWYEEESKIVYHTKSETESKFLEDFSFINQEDYEDMPILFVHELNFEKSIENAGLTDNQFKFQFGDQDWYEFIDQLSENEQSEFYDYFDASGHKLGGYAEFTQDDPRDYGTRNEDDIQLIQIDSDENIIFGDVGIGHVFISIESLKTKDFERAYFTWDCQ; the protein is encoded by the coding sequence ATGATACCAAAATTTCTAAATAAATTCGAAACAGAATTGAAAAAATACAAAAGGGAGTTTGTAAAAATTAACGCAAAATCTTTAAATATTTCTGCATTTGAAGATCAATTAGATATAAAAACGAGTAAGTTTTTAGGATTTCCATTTTATCCTAAATCAAAAATATATCCTATAGACAAAAATGGTAAACCAATGTTAATGGCTGCTCAAATAAATTTTGAAGAAATACCACAGATATTAAATTTTCCCGAAAACGGAATATTGCAATTATTTCTGTCGGGAGCTAATTGGTACGAAGAAGAGTCTAAAATTGTGTATCATACCAAATCTGAAACTGAAAGTAAATTTCTGGAAGACTTTTCATTTATAAATCAAGAAGATTATGAAGATATGCCGATTCTATTTGTTCATGAATTGAATTTTGAGAAATCTATTGAAAATGCTGGTTTAACAGATAACCAATTCAAATTTCAATTCGGCGATCAAGATTGGTATGAATTTATAGATCAATTAAGTGAAAATGAACAAAGTGAATTTTATGATTATTTTGATGCTAGTGGTCATAAATTGGGAGGTTACGCTGAGTTTACACAAGATGACCCAAGAGATTATGGAACCAGAAACGAAGATGATATTCAATTAATTCAAATTGATAGTGATGAAAATATTATTTTTGGAGATGTTGGAATTGGACATGTTTTTATTAGTATTGAAAGCTTAAAAACTAAAGATTTTGAAAGAGCATATTTTACATGGGATTGTCAATAA
- a CDS encoding AAA family ATPase, which translates to MNNITKIKLLNFKRFETFEVTFNDKINLLIGDNEAGKSSILTAIDLVISGSRNKVETMGLEYLFNSKVIENFLNSDKNYVNLPKLEIELFLSEHNEETDGKINSDKIDANGLKLICKPNDEFSADIAKILKQDNCIFPYEYYSIEFKTFADQTYSGFKKYLKHILIDNSQISSEYAMKEFVKDIYNSSVKSSLEKYKHQHEYRSHKEDFKNNSFKEINPRLGEYKFAIKSNSKSNLETDLTIFEGNISIDNKGKGKQCIIKTELALTRNDNDLEVILLEEPENHLSHSNMKKLIHKISASDNKQIFVATHSDLISTRLDLRKSILLSSTTTKPLKLDALPEDTAKFFIKAPDNNILEFILSKKVILVEGDAEYILAETLFKKATGEEIRNCEVHIISVDGTSFKRYLDIAKILKIKTAVLRDNDGKYQENCVDRYSDYNIDNIKMWSHEIR; encoded by the coding sequence ATGAATAACATTACCAAAATAAAGCTCTTAAACTTCAAAAGATTTGAAACATTTGAAGTTACCTTTAATGACAAAATAAATCTACTTATTGGCGACAATGAAGCAGGTAAGAGTTCCATTTTGACAGCAATAGACTTGGTAATTAGTGGAAGTAGAAATAAGGTTGAAACAATGGGCCTTGAATATCTATTTAATTCCAAGGTAATTGAAAACTTTCTCAACTCCGACAAAAATTATGTGAATTTGCCGAAGTTGGAGATAGAATTATTTTTAAGTGAGCATAACGAAGAAACTGATGGGAAAATAAATAGTGATAAAATAGACGCAAATGGTTTGAAATTAATTTGTAAACCAAACGATGAATTTAGTGCTGATATTGCTAAAATACTAAAGCAAGACAATTGCATTTTCCCTTATGAATACTATTCAATTGAATTTAAAACTTTTGCGGATCAAACTTACTCAGGTTTCAAAAAATACTTAAAACATATTCTTATTGACAACTCTCAAATCAGCAGCGAATATGCTATGAAAGAATTTGTAAAAGACATATACAATAGCTCAGTAAAAAGCTCATTAGAAAAATATAAGCATCAGCACGAATACCGTTCTCATAAAGAAGACTTTAAAAATAATTCTTTTAAAGAAATCAATCCAAGACTTGGAGAATATAAATTTGCGATTAAATCAAACTCTAAATCGAATTTAGAAACGGATTTAACAATCTTTGAAGGCAATATATCTATTGATAATAAAGGGAAAGGCAAACAATGTATTATAAAGACGGAATTGGCTTTAACCAGAAATGATAATGATTTGGAAGTTATCTTGCTTGAAGAACCTGAAAATCATTTGAGTCATTCAAATATGAAAAAACTAATTCATAAAATTAGTGCATCTGACAACAAACAAATTTTTGTAGCTACTCACAGCGACTTAATAAGCACAAGGCTTGACTTAAGAAAATCAATTTTATTGAGCAGTACAACAACAAAGCCGTTAAAGTTAGACGCTCTACCTGAAGATACAGCAAAGTTTTTCATCAAGGCGCCAGACAATAATATTCTTGAATTTATCCTTTCCAAAAAAGTGATTTTGGTTGAAGGTGATGCTGAATATATTTTAGCCGAAACCCTTTTTAAGAAAGCAACCGGTGAAGAAATAAGAAATTGTGAAGTTCATATTATTTCTGTTGACGGAACAAGTTTTAAAAGATACTTGGACATCGCCAAAATTTTAAAAATCAAAACAGCAGTTTTAAGAGATAACGATGGCAAGTATCAAGAAAACTGTGTAGATAGATATTCAGATTACAATATTGATAATATCAAAATGTGGTCTCATGAAATACGTTGA
- a CDS encoding AAA family ATPase — translation MDKRIILAVAGSGKTYHIVEKLDETKRVLLITYTTNNTENLRKAIIAKFGYLPNNIKIKSYFTFLYSFCFKPFLANDLNSKGIFWKYPPDFTRNLKRSDDKFYLLKEKWLYHNRIAKLIIEKKILSNVKERLEKYYDCLFIDEIQDFGGHDFNLLIEISKSKLDILFVGDFYQHTFSTSNDGNTNINLYNNSDDYLQKFRVINFAVDNSTLLKSRRCSKTICDFVREQVGIEIFSHHNNITKYQLITDEIEADKIFNDNKIVKLFLSEHFKYSCNSDNWGSCKGLEFEDVCVVINDETLKLYNSNKLSILNPTTKNKFYVACSRTKNNLYFVPMKLYKKYKKTYA, via the coding sequence ATGGATAAAAGAATAATTTTAGCAGTTGCAGGTTCGGGCAAAACTTATCATATAGTTGAAAAACTTGACGAAACGAAAAGAGTTTTATTAATTACCTATACAACAAACAATACAGAAAATTTAAGAAAAGCAATTATTGCTAAGTTTGGATATTTACCGAATAATATTAAGATAAAATCATACTTTACTTTTCTCTATTCATTTTGTTTCAAACCATTTCTTGCAAATGACTTGAACAGTAAAGGGATTTTTTGGAAATACCCACCAGACTTTACACGAAATTTAAAACGAAGCGATGATAAGTTTTATCTTTTAAAAGAAAAATGGCTATATCACAATAGAATTGCAAAGTTAATAATTGAAAAAAAAATTCTGTCAAATGTAAAAGAACGATTAGAAAAGTATTACGACTGTCTGTTTATTGATGAAATTCAGGATTTTGGTGGTCACGATTTTAATTTATTAATCGAAATTTCAAAAAGCAAATTGGACATTCTATTCGTTGGCGACTTTTATCAACACACATTTTCTACAAGTAATGATGGCAATACAAACATTAATTTATACAATAATTCGGATGACTATCTACAAAAGTTTAGAGTAATTAATTTTGCAGTAGACAATTCTACACTTTTGAAAAGCCGTAGATGTAGTAAAACAATTTGCGACTTTGTAAGAGAGCAAGTTGGTATTGAAATATTTTCACATCATAACAATATAACTAAATACCAACTAATAACAGACGAAATTGAAGCTGACAAAATATTTAATGACAATAAAATAGTAAAACTCTTTTTGTCGGAACATTTTAAATATAGCTGCAATTCAGACAATTGGGGAAGTTGTAAAGGTTTAGAGTTTGAAGATGTTTGCGTAGTAATTAATGACGAGACACTCAAACTATACAACAGCAACAAACTTTCAATCCTTAATCCAACGACAAAAAATAAATTTTATGTTGCTTGTTCAAGGACAAAAAACAATTTATACTTTGTACCAATGAAATTATACAAGAAATACAAAAAAACCTACGCCTAA
- a CDS encoding metallophosphoesterase, with product MLRRHFLKAGTLAGGLFLPQTWQKAETTNSKGKDHVDFSITDNVINMYIPQVSKFTRIIQVSDTHLWMDDERGQDYIPYSRRMAKAYNKTKHFQSGAETNPMESFEKTLNIAVDKKADLIVLTGDIFSFPSEAAIEWSIEKLKKTNIPYIYTSGNHDWHYEGMDGPIDDLRSTWINKRLAALYPSSQFLYGVYPINGLKVITMDNSTYQVNKVQRNFFRKEIKSGDPVLLMQHIPMYAKGRKVGFGCGHPDWSGKTDKSFELEKRERWPMEGHSKDTFGYYNDVFSSSNVKGVFAGHTHQQSLDIINGIPQFVTDANASGAYLQIDIFPA from the coding sequence ATGCTAAGGAGGCATTTTCTAAAAGCAGGCACACTTGCAGGTGGACTATTCTTACCACAGACATGGCAAAAAGCTGAAACCACTAATTCAAAAGGAAAAGATCATGTTGATTTCAGTATTACAGACAATGTAATAAATATGTACATTCCCCAAGTCTCAAAATTTACCCGAATCATTCAGGTATCTGATACACATCTCTGGATGGATGATGAAAGAGGGCAGGACTATATACCATATAGCCGGCGTATGGCCAAAGCGTATAACAAAACAAAACATTTTCAATCAGGAGCCGAAACCAATCCAATGGAGAGTTTTGAAAAAACACTTAACATCGCAGTAGATAAAAAAGCTGACCTGATCGTGCTCACCGGTGATATTTTTAGTTTTCCATCTGAGGCAGCCATAGAGTGGTCGATTGAAAAGTTGAAAAAAACCAATATTCCATATATCTACACTTCGGGCAATCACGACTGGCACTATGAAGGTATGGATGGACCGATAGATGATTTGCGAAGTACATGGATAAACAAAAGATTGGCAGCATTGTATCCCTCGTCTCAGTTTTTGTATGGTGTTTACCCTATAAACGGACTAAAAGTGATCACAATGGATAACTCAACTTATCAGGTAAATAAGGTACAAAGAAATTTTTTCCGAAAGGAAATCAAATCCGGTGATCCGGTACTACTCATGCAGCATATACCTATGTATGCAAAGGGCAGGAAAGTAGGATTCGGTTGCGGTCATCCCGACTGGTCAGGGAAAACTGATAAAAGTTTTGAACTTGAAAAAAGAGAAAGATGGCCGATGGAAGGACACAGCAAAGACACATTTGGTTATTATAATGACGTTTTTTCTTCGAGTAATGTAAAAGGTGTTTTTGCCGGGCATACGCACCAACAATCATTGGACATCATAAATGGCATACCACAATTTGTCACTGATGCCAATGCAAGCGGAGCCTATTTGCAGATTGATATTTTTCCGGCTTAA
- a CDS encoding DDE-type integrase/transposase/recombinase → MNQLIAGDITYYNIDGQCSYIFTLKDIYSQRVLGLIPSLTMEASIAIQCLEQVFMLRKDINLQGCIHHSDNGSQYNSTAYKKMLTDAGMLISRAENCLENGSAENLNSIVKNMYLKPWSIRTFKELEQACQELIYINNHQRAIEQLGQLSPVQFEQLVAKLHPDERPKKVLYDFDS, encoded by the coding sequence GTGAATCAACTCATTGCTGGTGATATTACGTATTATAATATTGATGGTCAGTGCAGTTACATATTCACGTTAAAGGATATTTATTCGCAAAGGGTACTAGGACTGATACCGTCTTTAACTATGGAAGCTTCCATCGCCATACAGTGCCTGGAACAAGTATTTATGTTGCGTAAAGATATAAATTTACAGGGATGTATCCATCATTCTGACAATGGCTCTCAATACAACTCAACAGCTTATAAAAAAATGTTGACAGATGCAGGGATGCTAATTAGCAGAGCTGAAAATTGTTTGGAAAATGGAAGTGCCGAAAATTTAAATTCCATTGTTAAAAATATGTACCTCAAACCTTGGAGTATACGCACCTTCAAAGAGCTAGAGCAAGCGTGCCAGGAATTGATTTATATCAATAATCACCAAAGAGCCATCGAACAATTAGGACAGCTAAGCCCTGTACAATTTGAACAATTAGTGGCAAAGTTGCATCCTGACGAAAGACCTAAAAAAGTATTATATGATTTTGACAGCTAA